One Deinococcus sp. LM3 genomic region harbors:
- the hslO gene encoding Hsp33 family molecular chaperone HslO — protein sequence MTASTPASYVLRGTAAGGTLRIVGMDATQVVEDARVRHHLSKTATAALGRTLTGSVLLATVLGKRSDSRVTVRVEGDGPVGFIVAEGSVDGRVRGYVRQPDADLPLRERDGKLDVSGIVGTQGELSVTRLLDNGEPYTGSAHLVSGEIAEDISTYLGVSEQIPNAVLLGVYEEGGRVAHAGGLLIQAMPGVTDETLGKLEANIRAMGQITDNLRRGGLMEAINRATDGLNVQLAAEAQGSRFECRCSREKASDSLKFFDAAERQDMIDAGGQEIVCHWCGEHYQISPDEIAALDATDAHARA from the coding sequence ATGACTGCTTCCACTCCCGCCTCCTACGTCCTGCGCGGCACCGCAGCCGGCGGCACCCTGCGGATCGTCGGCATGGACGCCACGCAGGTCGTCGAGGACGCCCGCGTTCGCCACCACCTCAGCAAGACCGCCACCGCCGCGCTGGGCCGCACCCTGACCGGCAGCGTGCTGCTCGCCACCGTACTCGGCAAACGCAGCGACAGCCGAGTCACCGTGCGCGTCGAGGGTGACGGCCCGGTCGGATTCATCGTCGCCGAGGGCAGCGTGGACGGCCGCGTGCGCGGCTACGTGCGCCAGCCCGACGCCGACCTGCCGCTGCGCGAACGGGACGGCAAACTCGACGTGAGCGGCATCGTCGGCACGCAGGGCGAACTGAGCGTCACCCGCCTGCTCGACAACGGCGAACCGTACACCGGCAGCGCCCACCTCGTCAGCGGCGAGATCGCCGAGGACATCAGCACCTACCTGGGCGTATCCGAACAGATCCCGAACGCTGTGCTGCTCGGCGTGTACGAGGAAGGCGGCCGCGTCGCGCACGCCGGCGGCCTGCTCATCCAGGCGATGCCCGGCGTGACCGACGAGACGCTCGGGAAACTCGAGGCGAACATCCGCGCCATGGGCCAGATCACCGACAACCTGCGCCGGGGCGGCCTGATGGAAGCCATCAACCGCGCCACCGACGGCCTGAACGTGCAACTCGCCGCCGAGGCGCAGGGCTCGCGCTTCGAGTGCCGCTGCTCCCGCGAGAAGGCCAGCGACTCCCTGAAATTCTTCGACGCGGCCGAACGCCAGGACATGATCGACGCCGGCGGGCAGGAAATCGTGTGCCACTGGTGCGGCGAACACTACCAGATCAGCCCCGACGAGATCGCCGCCCTCGACGCCACCGACGCCCACGCCCGCGCCTGA
- a CDS encoding lasso peptide biosynthesis B2 protein yields the protein MPDPAPTGPAVPDLRVLERVLRGGLPTAGDLPHLRAAGLDGAVRARLHPQDPLRGALRAGALALGARHALIRAELRDLLSAWEAEGIPSLLFKGFALSEFVYATRTERFYGDVDLLLPGDPVMVARAAHLALARGWSSDGQHAHPDRWTHETMHLFSPGGHARLDVHRWLIPDWYAGRRRSVRLTRQVWAAARPHDWDGLSIWRPHPTDELVAALAVSRSWGGDTGGLKPADPLDLPRLREQHALTGPAGDAQLAARAAELGAAHTWAAFERLCDPRHLSLDPARTRPVLARALRGDGLNPVLRRNWLRVQRAAFLLPGVPQAAADVLGAMTAVRRGGDPRDHLRRWTPPGPTRPLDPARLDRAVTNARLITRALHPRQKRAGVCVPRAYATYRALRRLGHPAVFVSGAARHGTQITGHAWVEDNRGTIEIYGEDFNRQAFRVLFTYPPPVTAGPGGASPAVPESASSAPAGPPDATGPS from the coding sequence ATGCCTGACCCCGCCCCGACCGGCCCGGCCGTTCCTGACCTGAGGGTTCTGGAAAGGGTTCTGCGGGGCGGGCTTCCCACGGCAGGCGATCTGCCTCACCTGCGCGCCGCCGGGCTGGACGGGGCCGTGCGCGCCCGCCTGCACCCGCAGGACCCGCTGCGGGGAGCGCTGCGGGCCGGCGCCCTGGCCCTCGGCGCCCGGCACGCCCTGATCCGCGCGGAACTGCGTGACCTGCTGAGCGCCTGGGAGGCGGAAGGTATTCCGTCGCTGCTGTTCAAGGGCTTCGCCCTGAGCGAATTCGTGTACGCAACCCGCACCGAACGATTCTACGGCGACGTGGACCTGCTGCTGCCGGGTGACCCCGTGATGGTGGCGCGCGCCGCGCACCTCGCCCTGGCACGCGGCTGGAGCAGCGACGGGCAGCACGCGCACCCGGACCGCTGGACGCACGAGACCATGCACCTGTTCAGTCCCGGTGGGCACGCGCGGCTGGACGTCCACCGCTGGCTGATTCCCGACTGGTACGCGGGCCGCCGCCGCAGCGTCCGCCTCACCCGGCAGGTCTGGGCGGCCGCCCGGCCGCACGACTGGGACGGCCTGAGTATCTGGCGGCCCCACCCGACGGACGAGCTGGTCGCGGCGCTCGCCGTCAGCCGCAGCTGGGGGGGCGACACCGGCGGCCTGAAACCCGCTGACCCGCTGGACCTGCCCCGCCTGCGGGAACAGCACGCCCTGACCGGCCCCGCCGGGGACGCGCAGCTGGCCGCCCGCGCCGCCGAACTGGGCGCCGCGCACACCTGGGCGGCCTTCGAGCGGCTGTGTGACCCCCGGCACCTGAGCCTGGATCCCGCCCGCACCAGGCCGGTCCTGGCCCGCGCGCTGCGCGGTGACGGCCTGAATCCGGTCTTGCGGCGCAACTGGCTTCGCGTCCAGCGGGCCGCGTTCCTGCTGCCGGGCGTGCCGCAGGCAGCGGCGGACGTGCTGGGCGCCATGACCGCCGTGCGGCGTGGCGGTGATCCGCGCGACCACCTGCGCCGCTGGACCCCACCCGGCCCGACCCGCCCGCTGGATCCCGCCCGCCTGGACCGCGCCGTCACGAACGCGCGGCTGATCACGCGCGCCCTGCATCCCCGCCAGAAACGCGCCGGGGTGTGCGTGCCGCGTGCATACGCCACGTACCGGGCGCTGCGACGCCTGGGTCACCCGGCCGTGTTCGTAAGCGGCGCGGCCCGGCACGGCACCCAGATCACAGGTCACGCCTGGGTCGAGGACAACCGGGGAACCATCGAGATCTACGGCGAGGACTTCAACCGGCAGGCTTTCCGGGTGCTGTTCACGTACCCGCCGCCCGTCACGGCGGGGCCGGGAGGGGCGAGCCCAGCAGTTCCGGAATCAGCGTCATCAGCTCCTGCCGGTCCGCCGGACGCCACGGGACCGTCCTGA
- a CDS encoding PqqD family protein, with the protein MWRGNEDVLVTDLDDELVLMHAGRSEMFSLNAAGRLLWQALPASEETLTELLRRTFDLNGAQAQSDVRAVLQDLAARDLIRPE; encoded by the coding sequence ATGTGGCGCGGAAACGAGGATGTGCTGGTCACCGATCTGGACGATGAACTGGTCCTGATGCACGCCGGCCGGAGCGAGATGTTCAGCCTGAACGCGGCCGGGCGACTGCTGTGGCAGGCCCTCCCGGCCAGCGAGGAGACCCTGACGGAGCTGCTGCGGCGCACCTTCGACCTGAACGGCGCGCAGGCGCAGTCGGACGTGCGCGCCGTCCTGCAAGATCTGGCCGCCCGCGACCTGATCCGGCCGGAGTGA
- a CDS encoding ExeM/NucH family extracellular endonuclease, translating to MARTESRALLLAGLLALSGCATTGTPTTAPAPTPSTARVLGLYELNVNGLNGPSAQATVRPAGSLSAQATEVTGGLTFTRTNMSNVVDETNRVVHMTATFTVTNTTQTPITLPTYIPVDTDGTGGTSGATPFGEVRTRTGAPVSATGMQVEVAHHVSGGTIQADPNATPLRSGLDTGGLQVTTPAGQSVAGLSHQGWEGGALAPGTSQTITFAARVPLQGTQISDADPFAFKLVFAVADTPGQVALTNVASVQGTTPSGDAASPLSGQSVTVEGVVTSVHPSSDIDSLKGFFLQEEGIDADGDATTSDGVFVFCDTSCSTVKVGDRVRVGATVTEYRSTYTYPPSGNNPAVTVTAPLTTTRLTAPTVTTLSSGVPLPEAASIAPNLPVSQRERFEGMLVTTTGTVTSNFTLGRFGNVDLSASRITNYTQTNAPSVSGYSAYASDLPNQTLRIDNSSLQQNPDPIYGLNGQPLSAGNSLRGGDRGTATGVLHYEHDGFGNRSGSNFMYRVMTTSAQFDPVNPRQSAPEAVGNTNLRVGAMNVLNYFTTLVNSNTTLPSNTPCTPNGVGSAARGANNCEEFLRQQDKIVAAISGLNADVLNLMEIQNDFEKGSNSSVALLVQKLNATLGAGTYAYVNPGAKVGTDAISVAMIYKPAAVTPVGNLALLDNRFDPNYTDTCNRPSWAQTFQSNANGGRFTAVALHLKSKGGSCSGLADADTGDGQGNGYRARENAANALVNWLATDPTGTGESDILLMGDYNAYAMEKPLSILATAGYTNLFSNSSYSYQFDGQWGSLDHATGSASLAAQVTGKTKWHINADEPTALDYNTEFKSAGQKASLYAADAFRSSDHDPLLIGLNLTAQTPLTPPAPTSSVSLSPATASVNVVAGQSTTNTINVNRSNYTGSVNLATSVSGSGTAPTLTVTTQPGTGNSGALTIDATSATAGTYTVTVTGSGTGISNATTTFTVTVTTAPPVTGAGTPWINEFSYDSTAGSDLGDEYVEVIVPSGVDVNTLSLVLYNGSGGAVYRTDAFVNNVTANTTVTATPLTGGYTSYLFNFGGSGNNFQNGAPDGMALCSSTAGLIQFLSYEGTFTGVGGCAAGILSTDVIVSQATQSTPGLSMQLTGSGNKYSDFTWVAPAANTKSAVNTGQTLN from the coding sequence GTGGCTCGTACTGAATCCCGCGCCCTGCTGCTCGCCGGCCTGCTCGCCCTGAGCGGCTGCGCCACCACCGGAACCCCCACCACCGCGCCGGCCCCCACGCCCAGCACGGCCCGTGTGCTTGGCCTGTACGAACTGAACGTGAACGGCCTGAACGGCCCGTCCGCCCAGGCCACCGTCCGTCCCGCCGGCAGCCTGAGCGCCCAGGCCACCGAGGTCACGGGCGGCCTGACCTTCACGCGGACGAACATGTCCAACGTCGTGGACGAGACGAACCGCGTGGTTCACATGACCGCCACCTTCACCGTCACGAACACAACCCAGACGCCCATCACGCTGCCCACCTACATTCCCGTGGACACCGATGGAACCGGCGGTACCAGCGGCGCCACCCCCTTCGGCGAGGTCCGCACCCGCACCGGCGCGCCCGTCAGCGCGACCGGCATGCAGGTCGAAGTCGCCCACCACGTCTCGGGCGGCACCATCCAGGCCGACCCGAACGCCACGCCCCTGCGCAGCGGCCTGGATACCGGCGGCCTGCAGGTCACCACGCCCGCCGGGCAGAGCGTCGCGGGCCTCAGCCACCAGGGCTGGGAAGGCGGCGCGCTCGCTCCCGGCACGTCCCAGACGATCACGTTCGCCGCGCGCGTTCCCCTTCAGGGCACCCAGATCAGCGACGCCGACCCCTTCGCGTTCAAACTGGTGTTCGCCGTGGCCGACACGCCTGGACAGGTCGCCCTGACCAACGTCGCCAGCGTGCAGGGCACCACGCCCAGCGGGGACGCCGCCAGCCCCCTCAGCGGCCAGAGCGTGACGGTCGAGGGCGTGGTGACGTCCGTTCACCCGTCAAGTGACATAGACTCGCTGAAAGGCTTCTTCCTGCAGGAAGAAGGCATCGACGCGGACGGCGACGCCACCACCAGTGACGGCGTGTTCGTGTTCTGCGACACCAGCTGCTCCACGGTGAAGGTGGGTGACCGGGTGCGCGTCGGCGCCACCGTCACGGAATACAGGAGCACCTACACGTATCCACCCTCCGGCAACAATCCGGCGGTGACCGTGACGGCTCCCCTCACGACCACGCGGCTCACCGCGCCGACCGTGACGACGCTCAGCTCGGGCGTTCCCCTCCCCGAGGCGGCCAGTATCGCCCCCAACCTGCCCGTCTCACAGCGCGAGCGGTTTGAAGGCATGCTCGTCACCACAACCGGCACCGTCACCAGCAATTTCACGCTTGGCCGCTTCGGGAATGTGGATCTCTCCGCCAGCCGCATCACGAACTACACGCAGACCAACGCGCCCAGCGTTTCCGGGTACAGCGCCTATGCCAGCGACCTGCCCAACCAGACACTGCGCATCGATAACTCCAGTCTCCAGCAGAATCCCGATCCGATCTATGGCCTGAACGGCCAGCCACTCTCGGCAGGCAACTCCCTGCGAGGCGGTGACCGCGGCACAGCCACCGGCGTCCTGCACTACGAACACGACGGTTTCGGCAACCGCAGCGGCAGCAACTTCATGTACCGCGTCATGACCACCAGCGCTCAGTTCGACCCGGTCAACCCGCGCCAGAGCGCCCCGGAAGCCGTGGGCAACACCAACCTGCGCGTCGGCGCGATGAACGTCCTGAACTACTTCACGACGCTGGTGAACAGCAACACCACGTTGCCCAGCAACACTCCATGCACGCCCAATGGCGTGGGCAGCGCAGCCCGCGGCGCGAACAACTGCGAGGAGTTCCTGCGTCAGCAGGACAAGATCGTGGCGGCCATCAGCGGCCTGAACGCCGACGTGCTGAACCTGATGGAAATCCAGAACGACTTCGAAAAGGGCAGCAACAGCTCCGTGGCCCTGCTGGTGCAGAAGCTGAACGCGACCCTGGGGGCGGGCACGTACGCCTACGTGAACCCCGGCGCGAAGGTCGGTACGGACGCCATCAGCGTCGCCATGATCTACAAGCCGGCCGCCGTCACGCCGGTCGGGAACCTCGCGCTGCTCGACAACCGCTTCGATCCGAACTACACCGACACCTGCAACCGACCCAGCTGGGCGCAGACCTTCCAGAGCAACGCGAACGGCGGCCGCTTCACCGCCGTGGCCCTGCACCTCAAGAGCAAGGGCGGCTCCTGCTCCGGACTGGCTGATGCCGATACCGGCGACGGTCAGGGGAACGGCTACAGGGCCCGCGAGAACGCCGCCAACGCCCTGGTGAACTGGCTGGCGACCGACCCCACGGGCACCGGTGAGTCCGACATCCTCCTGATGGGCGACTACAACGCCTACGCCATGGAAAAACCGCTCTCCATCCTGGCGACGGCCGGTTACACCAACCTGTTCAGCAACAGCAGCTACTCATACCAGTTCGATGGTCAGTGGGGCAGCCTTGACCACGCCACCGGCAGCGCCAGCCTCGCCGCGCAGGTCACCGGGAAGACCAAGTGGCACATCAACGCCGACGAACCCACCGCACTGGACTACAACACTGAATTCAAGAGCGCCGGACAGAAGGCCAGCCTCTACGCCGCCGACGCCTTCCGCAGCAGCGACCACGACCCCCTGCTGATCGGCCTGAACCTGACCGCCCAGACGCCCCTCACCCCCCCCGCCCCGACCAGCAGCGTCAGCCTCTCCCCGGCGACCGCCAGCGTGAACGTCGTGGCGGGCCAGAGCACCACGAACACCATCAACGTCAATCGCAGCAACTACACCGGCAGCGTGAACCTCGCCACCAGCGTCAGCGGCAGCGGCACCGCCCCTACCCTCACCGTGACCACGCAGCCCGGCACCGGCAACAGCGGCGCCCTGACCATCGACGCGACCAGCGCCACCGCCGGCACCTACACCGTCACCGTGACCGGCAGCGGCACCGGCATCAGCAACGCGACCACCACCTTCACGGTGACCGTCACGACAGCGCCCCCCGTCACAGGGGCAGGCACGCCCTGGATCAATGAGTTCAGCTACGACTCCACGGCCGGTAGCGACCTAGGAGACGAGTACGTGGAGGTCATCGTGCCCAGCGGCGTGGACGTCAACACCCTGAGCCTGGTGCTGTACAACGGCAGCGGTGGAGCCGTCTACCGCACTGACGCATTCGTCAACAATGTGACGGCCAACACTACTGTTACAGCCACACCCCTGACTGGTGGCTACACGTCTTACCTGTTCAATTTCGGCGGAAGTGGCAACAACTTCCAGAACGGCGCACCTGATGGCATGGCACTGTGCAGCTCGACTGCCGGACTAATTCAGTTCCTGAGTTACGAGGGAACGTTCACGGGCGTGGGCGGTTGTGCGGCTGGCATCCTTAGCACTGATGTCATCGTCTCGCAGGCCACACAGTCAACTCCGGGGCTGTCCATGCAGCTGACTGGTAGTGGCAATAAATACAGCGACTTCACCTGGGTTGCGCCCGCTGCGAACACCAAGAGTGCTGTGAATACCGGTCAGACCCTCAACTGA